One window of Dyadobacter sandarakinus genomic DNA carries:
- a CDS encoding OsmC family protein translates to MINRKATAIWKGTGKEGSGTISTQSTVLENTQYSFNTRFAEGKGTNPEELIAAAHAGCFAMKLSFELNAAGFTADELNATATVSLDPNKGQVTKSAIDLKATIPGISEGQFKEIAEKAKKECPISQLLNAELSLTTELIA, encoded by the coding sequence ATGATCAACCGTAAAGCAACAGCTATCTGGAAAGGTACAGGCAAAGAAGGAAGTGGAACAATCAGCACACAGAGCACAGTGCTTGAAAACACGCAATATTCATTCAATACCCGTTTTGCAGAAGGAAAAGGCACTAACCCTGAGGAACTTATCGCGGCGGCTCACGCAGGTTGCTTTGCGATGAAGCTCAGCTTCGAACTGAATGCAGCCGGATTTACTGCGGATGAACTGAATGCAACCGCAACCGTCAGCCTCGACCCGAATAAAGGTCAGGTTACAAAAAGCGCGATTGACCTTAAAGCGACAATCCCGGGTATTTCGGAAGGACAGTTTAAAGAGATAGCTGAAAAAGCGAAAAAAGAGTGTCCTATTTCGCAGCTGCTGAATGCAGAACTTTCACTGACTACAGAGTTGATCGCCTAA
- a CDS encoding YcxB family protein — translation MAKVSVNKHQPVYQVPTNPAAVRTKKYALPTKKYITIAMMYFFKTQLKWGLIPLALIFINAALNLTGVYPNLWIYITVFVGALLYVLFWLVQFTGITQLAQYKPMFERFSYEIDSRQILMKLNQKEGSVLKWEQILDGYKDKDAYVLVISKGQFLHLPFSIFTSEHDLKVFERILKQKEVIKAS, via the coding sequence ATGGCCAAAGTTTCGGTTAACAAACACCAGCCCGTCTACCAGGTACCGACGAATCCCGCAGCAGTACGTACCAAGAAGTATGCGCTTCCCACCAAGAAGTACATTACCATTGCGATGATGTATTTTTTCAAAACACAGCTTAAATGGGGGCTTATTCCGCTGGCACTCATCTTTATCAATGCCGCACTCAATCTCACGGGTGTTTATCCCAACCTATGGATTTACATTACCGTTTTTGTGGGTGCGCTCCTGTACGTGCTTTTCTGGCTGGTACAGTTTACCGGGATTACGCAGCTTGCACAGTACAAGCCGATGTTTGAAAGATTTTCATACGAGATAGACAGCCGCCAGATTCTGATGAAGCTGAATCAGAAGGAAGGCAGCGTACTGAAATGGGAGCAGATCCTGGACGGTTATAAAGACAAGGATGCCTACGTGCTGGTGATTTCCAAAGGTCAGTTCCTGCATCTTCCCTTTTCGATCTTCACCTCCGAGCACGATCTGAAAGTTTTTGAGCGGATTTTAAAGCAAAAGGAGGTAATTAAAGCCTCATAA
- a CDS encoding DUF1684 domain-containing protein gives MMKCPTCTLLFCLLATTVIFAQSFREQTEAYRENYKKEFLRSENSPLKKGDLGYLNFFEPDSAYRVVARFEKTRGQSFEMPTYSGTNKTYVKYGELKFRINGRRQSLNVYRSLSLQSLARYKDYLFIPFKDKTNGTASYGGGRYLDLKTTDLADGTYVLDFNKAYNPYCAYSEGYNCPIPPSANHLSIAIPVGEKKFEKGQEQAQLQTARSAGNRFK, from the coding sequence ATGATGAAGTGCCCTACATGTACACTGCTTTTCTGCCTGCTGGCAACAACGGTGATTTTTGCGCAAAGCTTCCGGGAACAAACCGAAGCGTACAGAGAAAATTACAAGAAGGAGTTTTTACGCTCCGAGAACTCACCCCTGAAAAAAGGTGATCTCGGATACTTGAACTTCTTTGAGCCGGACTCTGCATACCGGGTGGTAGCACGTTTTGAAAAAACCAGGGGACAATCATTCGAAATGCCGACGTACAGCGGCACCAATAAAACGTACGTCAAATATGGCGAGCTGAAATTCCGGATCAATGGACGGAGGCAAAGCCTGAATGTGTACCGCAGCCTGAGCCTGCAGTCACTGGCCAGGTACAAGGATTACCTGTTTATCCCTTTTAAAGACAAAACCAACGGTACTGCGTCTTACGGCGGCGGTCGCTACCTCGACCTTAAAACCACCGACCTTGCCGACGGCACTTACGTGCTCGATTTCAACAAGGCCTACAATCCTTACTGTGCTTATTCGGAAGGTTACAACTGTCCGATACCGCCCAGTGCCAACCACTTGTCCATAGCCATACCGGTAGGCGAAAAGAAGTTTGAAAAAGGACAAGAACAGGCGCAGCTTCAAACTGCGCGCTCAGCAGGCAACCGTTTCAAATAG
- a CDS encoding GNAT family N-acetyltransferase: MIDLDKLEISDIISSDRPALKDIYSRVRQETFGWMKLDKLSRDTFDEDTAGEHVMVARYEGMVCGFVSIWRNDNFVHHLYVDSRFQRRGIGAALLRYALKTMKGSATLKCLESNKEAVNFYGKNGWKVKSMGVSYEGHFVLFETVAC; this comes from the coding sequence ATGATTGATCTGGACAAGCTGGAAATTTCAGATATTATTTCTTCCGACCGCCCTGCGTTAAAGGACATTTATTCCCGGGTAAGACAGGAAACCTTCGGCTGGATGAAGCTCGACAAGCTTTCGAGGGACACTTTTGATGAAGATACTGCCGGTGAGCACGTGATGGTGGCCCGGTACGAAGGAATGGTGTGCGGCTTCGTGTCGATCTGGCGGAATGATAACTTCGTGCACCACCTGTATGTAGACTCTCGCTTTCAGCGGCGGGGAATCGGGGCAGCCCTGCTCCGGTATGCCCTGAAAACCATGAAGGGCTCTGCCACGCTCAAATGCCTGGAAAGCAACAAAGAAGCCGTGAATTTTTACGGCAAGAATGGTTGGAAGGTTAAGTCAATGGGCGTGTCCTATGAGGGCCACTTCGTCCTATTTGAAACGGTTGCCTGCTGA